In Streptomyces sp. HUAS ZL42, the DNA window GAGCACGACGAGATCGGTGTCCTCGGGCGGCCGGAAACGGATGGCCCGGTTGTCCGCGATCGCGGGCCCGAGCAGCAGGACCCGGTCACCGGTGCCTGCCCGGGAGGCCCACTGCGAGGCCGGTCCGGCCGGAGTGTGCAGCACGAAGTCGATGTCGATCTCGTCGGGATCCCGCCGCAGTGCGCGCAAGGTGTACGACCGCATCACGGCCCGTACGTCGTCGGGCAGTTCCCGCCACCCCTGCCACCAGCCGTCCCCGAGCTCCACCGGGACCTGCGGCTCGCTCTGCCCCGGATGCGGCAGGAACAGCGACAGTGACTGGTCACGCCCCTGGGAGAAGAAGTACCGCAGGTCCTCCCCGGTGAAGCTGACCCGCACAAGAGACGACCCGAGCCGCCGCGTCCGCACGACTCGAAGGGAGAAGAAACGGAACGGGGCGGCAACGGCCGTAGTCATCAGAGCTCCTGAGTTGTTGTCAGGGGGCGGGGTCTCAGCTGACCTTCTTCGCCTTCTCGAGCGCCTCGGCCAGCTCCTCGAGCAGAGGCGTGCACTTGTCGTAGGACAGGATCGGCTCGGGGTTACGGGCGATGACCTGTCCCGCCTTCACCGCGGGCAGCTTCTTCCAGGTCGCCTCGGTGATCGCATCCGGCTGGATCGCCGACGTCCGGTTGTCCATCATGATGATGTCCGC includes these proteins:
- a CDS encoding siderophore-interacting protein; the encoded protein is MTTAVAAPFRFFSLRVVRTRRLGSSLVRVSFTGEDLRYFFSQGRDQSLSLFLPHPGQSEPQVPVELGDGWWQGWRELPDDVRAVMRSYTLRALRRDPDEIDIDFVLHTPAGPASQWASRAGTGDRVLLLGPAIADNRAIRFRPPEDTDLVVLWGDETALPAISAILESLPAGQRARVWLEVHDAGNIQDLVTEADAEITWLVQEHSRTEGSPTTLGALRDARLPPAERPYVWIAGESGCVKELRRHFVGERGIDRRRVTFVGYWRQGLTEEQLRESDK